From a single Papaver somniferum cultivar HN1 unplaced genomic scaffold, ASM357369v1 unplaced-scaffold_133, whole genome shotgun sequence genomic region:
- the LOC113333495 gene encoding 40S ribosomal protein S25-2-like: MAPKKEKAPPPSSKPAKSGGGKQKKKKWSKGKQKEKVNNMVLFDQASYDKLISEAPKYKLITPSVISDRLRINGSLARRAIRDLVAKGLVRLVSAHSSQRIYTRATNT, translated from the exons ATG gcaCCAAAGAAGGAGAAAGCTCCCCCACCATCTTCAAAGCCAGCTAAATCTGGTGGTGGTAAACAAAAGAAGAAG AAGTGGAGCAAAGGAAAGCAAAAGGAGAAGGTTAACAACATGGTGTTGTTTGATCAAGCTAGTTATGACAAGCTTATCTCTGAAGCACCAAAATACAAACTCATCACTCCCTCTGTTATTTCTGACAGATTGaga ATCAATGGGTCGCTTGCAAGGAGAGCTATCAGGGATTTGGTGGCCAAAGGTTTGGTCAGACTTGTATCTGCCCATTCCAGCCAACGGATTTACACAAGGGCAACCAATACCTAA
- the LOC113333812 gene encoding bromodomain and WD repeat-containing protein 3-like, whose amino-acid sequence MSRRLLEASHGTSEADANYMDWYQEWAHPYVENLDPEAQRYLKKAEKESLKSKESMNEEDDWEKMVVERVNWVVKDMSRMIDLGEKLTRRLRYSLGEQAQSKQGKGGRGSRGCRGGGEKGGRDRGEKRGRVGTCARGGTSARGGCGGGKNTSTQVGRGKRGKKARVVEQVVEQEKEDDDLDTFLRTSSDEEESSE is encoded by the exons atgagTAGAAGATTGCTTGAAGCTTCTCATGGGACATCCGAAGCGGATGCGAATTACATGGACTGGTATCAAGAGTGGGCTCATCCTTATGTGGAAAATTTGGATCCGGAGGCGCAGAGATATTTGAAGAAGGCAGAGAAAGAGAGTTTAAAATCAAAGGAAtcaatgaatgaagaagatgattgggagaagatggtg gttgaacGAGTTAATTGGGTGGTCAAGGACATGAGCCGTATGATTGATTTGGGTGAGAAGTTGACG CGACGACTCAGATACTCCCTCGGTGAGCAAGCTCAATCAAAGCAAGGAAAAGGCGGTCGAGGCAGTCGAGGCTGTCGAGGTGGAGGTGAAAAAGGTGGTCGTGATCGAGGTGAAAAAAGAGGCCGAGTTGGAACATGTGCTCGAGGtggaacaagtgctcgaggtggaTGTGGTGGAGGTAAAAATACTTCAACTCAAGTTGGCAGGGGAAAAAGAGGTAAAAAGGCTAGAGTGGTAGAACAAGTTGTTGAACAGGAGAAAGAGGACGACGATTTGGATACTTTTTTGCGCACGTCTTCGGATGAGGAGGAATCAAGTGAATGA
- the LOC113333467 gene encoding 50S ribosomal protein L31, chloroplastic-like, which yields MALTLTNTFLQARISPSTTLPSKVRVGRVKVGNARAPQWSCRKKEIHPEFHEDAKIYCNNELVLTTGGTQKEYVVDVWSGNHPFYLGNRSGVLNDADQVEKFRKKYGGLGGLDSKLMEIPNLKGEIILPTKKKAPGKGKKK from the exons ATGGCGCTAACCCTAACGAACACCTTCTTGCAGGCTAGAATCTCTCCTTCCACCACTCTCCCATCCAAG GTGAGAGTGGGAAGAGTGAAAGTGGGGAATGCACGAGCACCCCAATGGAGTTGTAGAAAGAAAGAAATACATCCAGAGTTTCATGAAGATGCTAAAATTTATTGTAACAATGAATTGGTATTAACTACAGGAGGAACACAAAAAGAGTATGTGGTTGATGTATGGTCAGGTAATCATCCATTTTATTTAGGTAATAGATCTGGTGTACTTAATGATGCTGATCAAGTTGAGAAATTCAGAAAGAAATATGGTGGTCTTGGTGGACTTGATAGTAAGTTAATGGAAATTCCTAATCTTAAAGGTGAGATCATTCTTCCTACTAAGAAGAAAGCACCTGGTAAAGGCAAGAAGAAATAG